The following is a genomic window from Janibacter sp. DB-40.
ACCAGGATGAGCACCCCGACGAGCAGGGCGATGGCGTCGGCGGAGGTCACGGCCACGATGACGATGCCCAGGGGTGTGGCCAGCAGGCGGGCCACGAGGGACCAGCCGAGCGGCTGCCAGGAGATCTCCCGCGGTCCGCTCGCGAGCTGCACGAAGGGCAGGAAGATCGCGCACACCATCAACGACACCGGCATCAGCTGCGGCTCGACCACGACGACCAGCGGCGCCGAGACGACCGCGATGCCGAAGCCGATCGAGGACTGGACGAACGCTCCGATCCCCACGGCCATCCCGAGAGCGAGGATCGTCGGGTCGAGCCAGGCCGTCACGGGAAGAAGACGAACTTGACGAGGCCGACGAGACCGACGACGACGATGACGGCGCGCAGGACGTTCGGCGCCAGCCGCCGGCCGTAGCGGGCCCCGAGGACACCGCCGATGATCGCGCCGACGGCGACGAGACCCGCGATCCGCCAGTCGACGAGGTCGGGCTCGACGATGATGAAGACGAGGGACGCGACGGCGTTGACGATGGTGCCCAGGACGTTCTTCAGCCCGTTGAGCGCCTGCAGCCGCTCCGTCGACAGCGCCGAGAGCAGACCGATGAGGATGACTCCCTGCGCCGCGCCGAAGTAGCCGCCGTACACGCCGGCCAGGAGCACCCCCGCCATGAGGGCCGCGACCTGCCAGACGGGGACCCTGCCGCCCTCGTGGTGGTGTCGCCTGGCCCAGGCGGACAGTCGCGGGCCGAGGACGACGAGCAGGATGCCGATGGCGATGAGCACGGGGACGACCGTGGCGAAGGCCTCCGGCGGGAGCACGAGCAGGAGCAGGGCGCCGATGATGGCGCCGAGGACCGACATGGGGATCAGCTGGGCGACCTTGCGTCCCATGCCCTTCATCTCGGGCAGGTAGCCGATCGTCCCGCTGATGCCGCCGGCGACGAGGCCGACGGAGTTGGAGATGTTGGCCGTCAGGGGCGGCACGCCGAGCACGAGCAGCGTCGGGAAGGTCACGAGCGTGCCGGACCCCACGAGGGTGTTGATGCCGCCCGCCCACACGGCAGCGAGCACCACTGCACCGATCTCGAGCCAGGACACCCGGTCACCCTAGACCGCGTGGACCACGGAGGCGGCGCCGGTCCGCCTGTCAGCCCCGCGCGCCGGTCCGCCTGTCAGCCCCGCGCACGGGAGGACCAGCGCTGCCCGTGCTGCTCCAGCACGAGGTCGAGGCCGAAGGTCTCCGAGAGGTTGGCCTCGGTCAGCGTCAGCTCGATGGGCCCCTGGGCGACGACGCGGCCCTCGCGCAGCATGAGCACGTCGGTGAAGTTCGGCGGGATCTCCTCGACGTGGTGGGTCACCATGACCACCGCGGGCGCCTCGAGGTCGGCGGCGATCTCGCCGAGCCGGGCGACGAGGTCCTCCCGGCCGCCGAGGTCGAGCCCGGCGGTCGGCTCGTCGAGGAGCATCAGCTCGGGGTCGGTCATCAGGGCCCGCGCGATCTGCACGCGCTTGCGCTCCCCCTCCGACAGCGTCCCGAAGGGCCGCTCGGCCAGGTGCGCCACCCCGAGCACGTCGAGCAGCTCACGGGCGCGTCCGTGGTCGAGGTCCTCGTAGGACTCCCGCCACCGGCCGACGACTCCCCACGAGGCGGTGACGACGACGTCCTGGACCCTCTCCCCCTTCGGGATCCGCTCGGCGAGCGCCGCCGAGGACAGGCCGATCCGCGGACGCAGGTCGAACACGTCGACGGTGCCGAGCACCTCGCCGAGGATGCCGACGACACCGCTCGTCGGATGCATGCGGGCGGCGGCGAGCTGGAGGAGGGTGGTCTTGCCGGCTCCGTTGGGGCCGAGGATGACCCAGCGTTGCCCCTCCTCGACCTCCCAGTCGACGTCGGCGAGCAGCGTGGTGGCGCCACGCACCACGGTGGCACCGGCGAGGGCGAGGACATCACTCATGCCCCGACCCTAACCGCCGGTCCCTATCATCGGTGAGATGCACGAACTGCCCGCTTCCGTCCGTGTCGCCCTGTGGGTCACCCACGCCTGGGCCGACGGCACGAGGATGCCCGATGCCCTCCGGCGGGCGCTGCCGGACGTCGACCACACCGAGGGCCTGCGCGAGCAGCTCGACCTGTGGCGCGACCTCGGCGAGGCGGCCGTGCTCGTCGCCCTCCCCGGTCCCGGGCACACCGCCGGTCTGCCCCGGTGCGGGCCTGTCGCCACCGAGGCTGCGGTCGAGGCGGGCGAGGCCCTCTTCGTGCCCGGTCTGGGCGGCATGCTCGTGCCGGAGCACTCCTCGTACGGCTCCGCGGGCGCCACGGCGCACCGGATCGACTGGGTGGCCCACGACTCCGACCCGGTGCCGGTCCACCGGATCGAGGCGCTCGACCACTCCCAGCTCGAGCGCCACCTGCGCCAGCGGGTGCTCGCCGCCGTCGACGACCTCGAGGACATCGACGGTCGGCCGTGGTCGAGCGACATCGCCCACGACCTCGTCGACGACCGCCTCGGCGCCGACTGGGCCCTGCCGCCGCAGCTCCCCGACCGGGCGCGCAGCGTCATCGGGATGGCGGCCACCCTCTCCGTCGCCGCCACGCTCGGCCTGGAGCACTCCGGCGCGCTCTCCGCGGCCCACGAGCACACGCGCGCGAGTGCCCTGCGCTCCCTGCACCGGGACGCCGAGCGGACGCTCGCCGACGCGACCAACGCCGCCTGCGCCACCTTCGCCGGCTGGGTGCCCACGCGGTGACGGGCGTCCGGGAGCTGCGGACCGCGCGGTTGCGGTTGCTCCCGGTACGCCCGCACGCGGCAGGAGGCCCGTGACTTCTGGACGCCGCGCATCCCGGGCCCGCAGTGGATCGGCCACCTCGACTCCGGTCCGGTGGGCTGGTGGGCGCTGTGGCCGCGCGAAGGGGGCCGGGTCCGTCGTCGAGGACCCCCTGCCGGGGGCCGAGCTCGGCGAGGTCATCGCCGAGGTCACCCGTCAGGAGTGGTCGAGCACCGAGGCGTAGACCTGCATCGTGCGGTCACCGATACTCGCCCAGGAGAACTGCTCCACCGCGCGCTGCCGGCCCGCGGCACCCCGCGCGGCGGCGCGCTGCGGGTCGGCGAGCGCCTCGGTGAGCGCAGCCGCGAGGTCACGCTCGAAGACCGCGGTGTCCACGGGCGTCCCGGTCCCGTCCTGCACCTGCTCGATGGGCACCAGCCACCCGGTCCCGCCGTCGACGACGACCTCGGGGATCCCACCGGTGGCGGTCGCGACGACGGGCAGCCCGCACGCCATCGCCTCGAGGTTGACGATGCCGAGCGGCTCGTAGACCGAGGGGCAGGCGAAGACCGTCGCCGAGGTCAGCAGGGCGATCACCTCGTGCCGCGGCAGCATCTCCGGGATCCAGACGACCCCGTCGCGCTCCCGGCGCAGGTCGGCGATGAGCCCCTCGACCTCGGCGAGCAGCTCCGAGGTGTCCGGCGCCCCGGCGCACAGGACGAGCTGGACGTCCGCGGGCAGGTCCTTCGCCGCGCGGAGCAGGTGCGGCAGACCCTTCTGCCGGGTGATCCGCCCGACGAAGACGACGGACGGACGCTCGGGGTCGACCCCGTGCCGACGCACGACGTCGAGGTCCTCCCCGGGCTGCCACAGCTGCGAGTCGATGCCGTTGTGCACCACGTGCACCCGCGCCGGGTCGATGGCCGGATAGCTGCGCAGGATGTCCGCACGCATCCCCGCACTGACGGCGATGACCGCGGAGGCGGACTCGTAGGCGGAGCGCTCCACCCACGAGGAGAGCCGGTAGCCACCGCCGAGCTGCTCGGCCTTCCACGGCCGCAACGGCTCGAGGCTGTGCGCGGACACGATGTGCGGGACGCCGTGCAGGAGCGAGGCGGTGTGCCCGGCGAAGTTCGCGTACCAGGTGTGGCTGTGCACCAGGTCCGCACCGCCGCAGTCCGCGGCCATGGCGAGGTCGACACCCATCGTCGTCAACGCCGCGTTGGCCCCCGACAGGGTGTCCGGCTCTCGGTAGGCGGTCGTCCCCACTTCGTCCCGGGGCTCGCCGAAGCAGCGCACCCGCACGTCCGTGTCGCCGCGCTCGCGCAGGGCGCGGCTGAGCTCCGCCACGTGGACCCCCGCACCGCCGTAGATCGCCGGAGGGTATTCCTTGGTCAGGATGTCGACGCGCACCTGCACAGCGTAGGCCTGAACCGAGTAGGTTCGGCGGTGAGCGAAGGGAGTGTGTCCGATGCCTGGTGGAAAGCACCCGAAGGTCCTTGCGATCGTCCTCGCCGGTGGCGAGGGCAAGCGCCTGATGCCGCTCACGGCGGATCGGGCCAAGCCGGCGGTGCCCTTCGGGGGCATCTACCGCCTCGTCGACTTCGCGCTGAGCAACGTCGTCAACTCCGGCTACGCGAAGATCATCGTGCTCACCCAGTACAAGTCGCACAGCCTCGACCGGCACGTCAGCCAGGCCTGGCGGCTGGCCTCGCCGCTGGGGCACTACGTCGCGCCCGTGCCGGCCCAGCAGCGCCGCGGCAAGAGCTGGTACACGGGCAGTGCGGACGCGATCTACCAGTCCTTCAACGCGATCGTCGACGAGCGACCCGAGCTCGTGGTCGTCGTCGGGGCCGACCACGTCTACCGGATGGACTTCTCCGACATGGTCACCCAGCACCGCGAGTCGGGCGCGGACTGCACGGTGGCCGCGATCCGGCAGCCGATCGAGCAGGCGGGCCAGTTCGGGGTCATGGAGGTCGGCGAGGACGGACGTCGCATCACCGCCTTCCGGGAGAAGCCGAGCGACGCGCAGGGGCTGCCCGACGCGCCGCACGAGGTGTTCGCGTCGATGGGCAACTACGTCTTCAGCACCGAGGCACTCATGGACGCGATCCGCGCCGACGCCGAGACCGAGTCCACGCACGACATGGGCGGCGACATCGTGCCCGCCTTCGTCGAGCGCGGCAGCGCGTACGCCTACGACTTCGCGGACAACACCGTCCCCGGGTCCACCGACCGCGACCGGGGCTACTGGCGCGACGTCGGCACCATGGACAGCTACTTCGACGCGCACATGGACCTGACCTCAGTCCTGCCGGTCTTCAACCTCTACAACTACGACTGGCCGATCAACACCCACCAGGGTGCCTTCCCCCCGGCGAAGTTCGTCCACGCGGACGGTGAACGCGCCGGCGGGGCGACGAACTCGATCGTCTCCCCCGGCGTCGTCGTCTCCGGGGGCCACGTGGACAACTCGGTCCTCTCCCCCGGCGTCTTCGTCCACTCCTACAGCTCGATCAGCGACAGCGTCCTCCTCGACGGGGTCGACATCGGTCGGCACGCCCGGCTGGAGCGGGTCATCGTCGACAAGGGCGTGCGCGTGCCCGACGGGATGCACCTGGGTGTCGACGCCGAGGCGGACCGGGCACGCGGGCTGCACGTGACTGCATCAGGGATCACAGTCGTCGGCAAGGGACACGTCTTCGACGAGACCTAGACTGCGGCGCATGACTCCACTGCCCGGCGAGGGCCCGATCGCCGTCGTCCTCGACGTCGACTCCACCCTCATCCAGGACGAGGTCATCGAGCTGATCGCCGACCACGCGGGCACCCGTGAGGAGGTCACGGCCGTCACCGAGGCCGCCATGCGGGGCGAGCTGGACTTCACCGGGAGCCTGCACGCGCGGGTCGCGACCCTCGAGGGCCTGTCGGCGACGGTCCTCGACCAGGTGCGTGCAGCCGTGCGGCTCACCCCCGGCGCACGCACCCTCGTCACGACGCTCACCGAGGCCGGCCACGTCGTGGGGATCGTCAGCGGCGGCTTCATGGAAGTCGTCGCCCCACTCGCCGAGCAGCTGGGCATCGAGACCCTCAGGGCCAACACCCTCGAGGTGGTCGACGGGCACCTCACCGGGGCCGTGCTCGGAGACGTCGTGGACCCGACGACGAAGGCCGACTTCCTCACCCGCCTGGCGGCCGGGGCGGGCATCGACATGGACCGCACGGTCGCGGTCGGTGACGGCGCGAACGACCTGCAGATGATGGCCGCCGCCCATCTGGGCATCGCCTTCTGCGCCAAGCCCACCGTCCGCGAGCACGCCGACGTCGCCGTCGACGAGCGGGACCTTCGGCGGATCCTCGAGCTGCTCGGTATCGATCCCCTGCCCCAGGCGGACGACGAGGGTGGCCACCCTCTCGCGTGAGTGGGGCGGGCTAGAGACCCATCGCGTGCACGCCGCCGTCGACGTGCAGGATCTCCCCCGTCGTGGCGGGGAACCAGTCGGACAGCAGCATCGTGCACGCCTTGGCGGTGGGCACCGGGTCGCCGACGTCCCAGCCGAGCGGTGCGCGGTCGTCCCAGTTCTCCTCGAACTGCTCGAAGCCGGGGATCGACTTCGCGGCCGTGGTCTTGATCGGGCCGGCGGCGACGAGGTTGCAGCGCACGCCCTTCGGTCCGAGGTCGCGCGCGAGGTAGCGGTTGGTCGACTCGAAGGCCGCCTTGGCCACGCCCATCCAGTCGTAGACCGGCCAGGCATAGGAGGCGTCGAAGGTCAGGCCCACGACCGAACCACCCTCGGCCATCCGCGGCAGCGCGGCGACGGCCAGCGCCTTGAGCGAGAAGGCGGAGACGTGGACCGCGGTCGCGACGTCCTCCCAGTCGGCCTCGAGGAAGTTGAAGGCACCCTCGGGCGCGAACCCGATCGAGTGCAGCACCCCGTCGAGCGTCTCGGCGTGCTCGCCGACACGGTCGGCAAGGGCCGCGAGGTCCTCGTCGCTGGTGACGTCGAGCTCGATGACCGGCGCCTCCTGCGGCAGACGCTTGGCGATCGAGCGGGTGATCTTCATGGTCCGGCCGAAGCTGGTCAGGATCACCTGCGCCCCCTGCTCCTGCGCGAGCTTCGCGACGTGGAAGGCGATCGAGGACTCCATGAGGACGCCCGTGATGAGGAAGGTCTTGCCGGTGAGCATCTGCTGCCTTTCGTCAGGTGGTGTGTCGGACGCGAGCCCGGTTAGTGGCCCATGCCGAGGCCGCCGTCGACGGGGATGACCGCGCCGGAGACGTAGCCCGCGTCGTCGGAGGCGAGGAAGGAGACCGCCCCGGCGACCTCCTCCGCCTGCCCGTAGCGCTTGGCCGGGATGGCGGCCTGGTACTCGGCGCGGGTGTTCTCGGGGAGCTCGGCCGTCATGTCGGTCTCGATGAAGCCGGGCGCGACGACGTTGGCGGTGATGCCCCGGGCACCGAGCTCCCGGGTCATCGACCGCGCCATCCCGACGAGCCCCGACTTCGATGCGGCGTAGTTGGCCTGCCCCGGCGAGCCGTACAGCCCGACGACGCTCGAGAGCAGGATGACCCGCCCGAAGCGCGCCTTGACCATCGCGGTCGCCGCCCGGCGCACGCAACGGAAGGTGCCGTGCAGGTTGGTGTCGACGACGGAGGAGAAGTCGTCGTCGGACATGCGCATCAGCAGGGTGTCCTTGGTGATCCCCGCGTTGGCGACGAGCACCTCGACGTCCCCGCCGAGCCGCTCCTTCGCCTCCGCGAAGGCGGCGTCGACCGAGTCGCTGTCGGTGATCTCGCAGGCCACGACGTCCAGGCCCTCGACGGGGTCGCCGGACCGGGAGGTCACGACGACACGGTGGCCGTCGGACTGCATCCGACGGGCGATCGCCTCACCGATCCCCCTGTTGCCCCCGGTCACGAGCACGCGGCGCGCTGTCATCGCCTCTCCTTCGTCGTCATCCCTCTGTGGGTCACATCACGTCGGGATCGACGCTAGAGCACTACCGCCGGGTAGCCGGCAACGGGTCCGGCCCACGGACGTGCACACACCGTGCGGGCGTACCCTTGGAGACGTGCCACGACCTGCCGTCCCGTCGATCACGACTGCCCCGGTCACCCTCCGGGAGGAGCAGTCCGGGCGGATGCGCCAGTACCTGTGGACCATGGCCCTGCGCACCGCCTGCTTCATCGGCGCCTACTTCTTCGAGGGCTGGCTGCGCTGGACCTGCGTCGCCCTCGCCGTGGTCCTGCCGTACGTCGCCGTCGTCCTCGTCAACGCGGTCCGACCGCGGGGCGTCGCCGAGATCGACACCCCCGCCGGGCAGCACCGGCAGCGCCAGCTGGAGTCGCGATGAGCGAGGAGCTGGTGTGCAGCCGCAAGGCCTGCCGACAGCAGGCCACCCGCGCGGTGCTGTGGCGCAACCCGCGCATCCACGACGAGACCCGCCAGAAGGTGTGGCTCGCCTGCGACGAGCACGAGCCCGTCCTGCGTGACCACCTGTCGGTGCGCGGCTTCCCGGTCCGCACCTGCGGGATCGACGAGATCCCGGCCGACGCCGGCTGATGCTGCGCGTCCTCCTGACCCCGAGATGGCTCGGGTGGCTCGCCCTCGCCGCCGTGGTGGCCATCGTGTGCACCCTGCTCGGCCAGTGGCAGTGGTCCCGGTACGAGGACAAGGCGGCCCGGGCCGACCGCATCGAGGCGCACTACGAGGCCGACCCCGTGCCCGCCGACGAGGTCCTCACGCAGGAGCGCCTCCCGACCGAGCGGCAGTGGACGAGGGTCACGGCCTCCGGCGAGTACCTCCCCGACGAGCAGCTGCTCGTGCGCAACCGCCCGCTCGAGGGGACCTACGGGTACGAGGTGCTCGTCCCCCTTCGCCTCGAGGGCGGGGAGCTGCTGGTCGTCGACCGGGGCTGGGTGCGCAACAGTCCGAAGGGGGCCGATGTCGCCCCCGAGGTCCCCTCGCCGCCGCAGGGCCCGGTGACGATCACCGGCTGGGCTCTGCAGGGCGAGCCCGACCTCGGCCGGGACCTGCCCGCCGGGCAGGTCGCCAGCATCCACCTGCCGGAGGTCGCCGATCGCGTCGGCGGGCCCGTCCTGGGCGGCTACGTCTCCCTCCAGTCCGAGGACCCCTCCGTGGAGCGCCCGGCCCCGCTCGAGGTCCCCGACACCGGGACCGGGCCGCACCTGGCCTACGCGATCCAGTGGTGGCTCGTCGGGCCGGCCGTCCTCGTCCTCTACGTCGTGGCGCTGCGCCGCGAGGCGGGCGTGGGCGGGACCCGCGCCCCCCGGGAGAAGAAGGTGCGCATCTGGGACGAGGAGGACGGCTGACCCGTCAGCGGGCGACCTCGATGCTGTCCGGCTCCTCGACGGCCGGCCCGTCGTACTGCGTCGCGTAGAGCGTGGCGTAGAGCCCGCCCTGCCCGAGCAGCTGCTCGTGGGTGCCGCGCTCGACGATGCTGCCCTGGTCGACGACGAGGATCTGGTCGGCCGCACGGATCGTCGACAGCCGGTGGGCGATGACGATGGCGGTGCGCCCCTCGAGCGCGGTGTCGAGGGCCCGCTGCACGGCCACCTCGGACTCGCTGTCGAGGTGCGCGGTGGCCTCGTCGAGGATGATCACGCCGGGTGACTTCAGCAGCAGCCGCGCGATGGCGAAGCGCTGCTTCTCGCCGCCGGACAAGCGGTGGCCGCGATCCCCGACGATGGTGTCCAGACCGGCCGGCAGCGCCGCGACGAGCGGGAGGACCTGCGCCGCGTCGAGCGCCGCGAGCATCTCCTCCTCGGTCGCCTCCGGACGGGCGTACGCGAGGTTGCCGCGGATCGTGTCGTGGAAGAGGTGCGCCTCCTGGGTGACCATGCCGACGGTGTCGCCGACCGACTCCAGCGTCGCCTCCCGCAGGTCCACTCCCCCGATGCGCACGGCGCCGTCGGTCGGGTCGTAGAAGCGCGTGACGAGCGAGGTGATCGTGCTCTTGCCGGCGCCGCTCGGACCGACGAGCGCGATGAGCTGCCCCGGCTCCGCGCGCAGGTCCACGCCCCGCAGGACGGGTCCCCCGCCCTCGCGGTCCCCCGTCCGGCCCCCGTCGAGGGAGAGCAGGGAGATCTCGTCGGCACCCGGGTAGGTGAAGTGGACGTCGTCCAGCTCCACCGACAGCGCCTCCCCCCGCGGGAGGGGGCGGGCGTCGCGCGCCTCGGTGATGCTCGAGGGCATGTCGAGCAGCTCGAAGAGGCGGGCGAAGGAGACCAGCGCCGTGAGGATGTCGATGTGCACGTTGGAGATCGCCGTCAGCGGCCCGTACAGACGGGCCAGCAGCGCAGCGAGGGCCAGCAGGGTACCGACGGTCATCGTGCCCTCGACGGCCATGATGCCGCCGAAGCCGTAGACCATCGCCGTCGCCAGCGAGGCCAGCGCGGTGATGGTGACGAAGAAGAAGGCGCGGTTGACGGCGATCCGCACGCCGATGTCGCGCACCCTCGCCGCGCGCACGTCGTACTCGGCCACCTCGCGGGCGGGACGGCCGAAGATCTTCACCAGCAGGGCACCGGCGACGTTGAACCGCTCGGTCATCTGGGTGCCGAGCTCGGCGTTGAGGTTCATCTGCTCGCCGGAGAGCGCGGCCAGGCGCCGGCCCATCCACTTCGCGGGGAGGATGAAGAAGGGCACGAGCACGAGGGCCGCGACCGTCAGCCGCCAGGACAGGGAGAACATCGCGGCGAGGATGAGCACGAGCGAGATGACGTTGCTGACCACGGAGGAGAGCACCGTGGTGAAGGCCTGCTGTGCCCCGATGACGTCGTTGTTGAGGCGGCTGACGAGCGCGCCGGTCTGGGCCCGGGTGAAGAAGGCGATCGGCTGGTGCAGCACGTGCTCGAAGACCTGGGTGCGCATGTGGTGGATCAGGCCCTCGCCGATGCGGGCCGACAGCCACCGCTGCACGAGGGTCGTCACCGCCTCGACGAGCGCCATGGCGGCGACGAGCAGCGAGAGGGTGATGACGACCTGGCGGTTCTGCGGGGTCACCCCGTCGTCGATGAGGCGCTGCAGCAGGAGCGGCACCGCGACGACGGTCACGGAGCCGAGGGCGACGAGGACGAGGAAGGCGATGATCGTGCGCGTGAAGGGCTTGGCGTAGCCGAGCACCCGACGGGCCGTGCCGGGCGGCAACGGGGTCGAGACGACGTCGTCGCCGCGGCTCATGGACCGCATGAGCCCCCACGCGTTGTTCATCGACATCCGTCGGTCTCCTCCCGCGTCGCCTGCTCCCGGGAGCGTCAACCACCGCATCGTCCCGGGGATTCCCCCGGGGCCATGGTCTCAGGCCAGGACGCGGTGCAGGACGAGGTCGGCGACGGCGCGGGTGTCGGTCAGCCCACCCCGGACGAAGGGGGCTCCCCCTTCGTCGGCGAAGGCCGCCGCCTTGTCGTGGAGGACGCCCTCGGCGAGGACGACCGGCACCACCGTGCGGCCGGTCGCCGCGCCCGTGCGGGGTGCTGCCAAGGTGGTCGTGGTCCACGTGGGCCGGTTGCCGGAGGCGACGAGGCGGGCCAGGCCGGCTGCCGCCTCACCGGAGCTCGACCCCCGGCGACGAGGAGGGTCGGCGCCGACGGGTCGTGGCCGGCGCCGGACAGACGCTCCTCGACCGCCTCGAGCAGGAGGGGTGCCCACCCAGCGCCGGGACGGTGCGGACCCGGGCGCCGTGGGCGGCGAGCTCCCGCGCGGCTGCCGGGACGTCGACCCGTGAGTGGAAGGCGGGGGTCAGGAGCAGGGGCAGCAGGGTCACCTCGCCCGAGAGGCCACGCGCCAGCTCGTGGGGACGGGTGCCGTACTCCTCGATGTAGGCCAGGTGGGTCGGTCCGCGACCGGCCTCCGCCAGGGGGACAGCGACCCGCTCCCGCAGGCGCTCGAGGGCGAGGGCGTGCCGCGGGTCCGGGGAGCCGTGGGCCAGCAGGACGGTCGTCATGCCCGCCGGCTCACGTGTGCAGCCCGCACTCCACCTTGTCCTGCCCGGACCAGCGACCGGCGCGGGGGTCCTCGCCCTCGGCGACCGGCCGGGTGCACGGGGCGCACCCGATCGAGGCGTAGCCACTCTGGCGAAGGGGGTTGAGGAACACCTCCTCGTCGGCGACGAAACGATCGACGTCCTCCTGCGTCCAGCCGGCGAGCGGGTTGATCTTGACCATGCCCCGCGCCTCGTCCCAGCCCACGACGGCGATGTCGGTGCGGGTGGGTGCGTCCTCGCGGCGCATCCCGGTCACCCAGGCGTCGCGGTCGGCCAGCGCCCGGTTGAGCGGCTCGACCTTGCGCATCGCGCAGCAGGCATTGGGGTCCCGGTCGTGCAGTCGCGGACCGTGCTCGGCGTCCTGCTGCGCGACGGTCAGAAGCGGCAGGATGGTGCGGATGCGCACCGGGAGCATCTCCTGGAAGGCGTCCCGGGTGCCCAGGGTCTCGGCGAAGTGGTACCCGGTGTCGAGGAAGAACACGTCCGTGCCGCTCAGCGTCGTGCCGACGAGGTGCACCAGGACCTCGTCCCCCATCGAGCTGGCGACGGTCAGGCCGGCGCCGAAGGTCTCGTCGGCCCAGGTGAGCGCCCGGCGGGCGAGCTCCACCCTGCCTTCGTGGGTCCCGGACAGCTCGGCCTCGAGCGCGGCGAATCGGTCGCGACCCGCATCGGCCTGGTCGCGGAGGTGACCGGTGGCCGTGGTCGTCATCGCAGGTCGTCCTCGTCGGCGCGACGTGCCCAGGAGTGGAAGGACTCGTCCGGCTCGCGCTGGTCGAGGTAGGTGCGGGCGAGCCGCTCGATGTAGTCGGGCAGGTCCTCGGCCGCGACCTTCAGGGCCCGGGTCTTGCGCGCCAGCGCGGTGTCCTCGGCCAACGAGCCCCCGAGCAGGACCTGGAAGACCTCCTGGTAGGAGCCGTCGGCCTTCTGGTCGATCATGCCCTTCAGACCGACGTCGCCGACCTGGCTGCGGGCGCAGGCGTTGGGGCAGCCGTTGATGTGGATGCTGAAGGGGATGTCGATGTGCGGCAGGCGCTTCTCCAGCTCCTCGACCGTCCAGCGTGCGCGCTCCTTGGTGTCGGTCAGGGCGAGCTTGCAGTACTCCAGCCCCGTGCAGGCCAGGACGTTGCGGCGCCACTCGCTCGGGTGGACGACGAGGTCGATCCCACGCAGGTCCTGCGCGAGCTGGTCCGCCTCCTGCGGCGGGACGTCGAGGACGAGGACCTTCTGGTGGGGGGTGAAGCGGATGCGCCGGCTCCCGACGCCCTCGGCGAGCTCGACCAGCCGGACCAGCTTGTCGCCACTCATCCGGCCGGCGATCGGCGCCGCCCCGACCCACACGCGACCGTCCTGCTGCTCGTGGATCCCGACGTGGTCGCGGCGCGTACCCGGAGCGACCGTCGCCGCCGGTCCGTCGAGGAGACGGCGACCGAGGTAGTCGTTCTCCAGCACCTCGCGGAACTTCTGCGCCCCCCAGTCCTTGACGAGGAACTTCAACCTCGCCTTGTTGCGCAGCCGGCGGTAGCCGTGGTCGCGGAAGATCGAGGTGACGCCCTCCCAGACGGCGGGCACCTCCTCCGACGGGACCCACACGCCCAGACGCTGGGCAAAGATCGGCTGGACCGACAGCCCGCCGCCGACCCAGACGTCGAAGCCCGGTCCGTGCTCGGGGTGGTGGACGCCGACGAAGGAGATGTCGTTGATCTCGTGGGCGATGTCATGGACCGGGGAGCCGGAGATGGCGGTCTTGTACTTACGCGGCAGGTTGGAGAACTCGGGGTTCCCGATCCACCGACGCTTGATCTCCTGCATCGCGCTCGTGCCGTCGACGATCTCGTCCTTCTCCACCCCGGCCACGGGCGAGGCGATGATGGTGCGGGGGCAGTCGCCGCAGGCCTCCGTCGAGCCCAGGTCGACCGCCTCGAGTCGCCGCCAGATCTCGGGGACGTCCTCGATCCGCACGTTGTGCA
Proteins encoded in this region:
- the glgA gene encoding glycogen synthase; the encoded protein is MRVDILTKEYPPAIYGGAGVHVAELSRALRERGDTDVRVRCFGEPRDEVGTTAYREPDTLSGANAALTTMGVDLAMAADCGGADLVHSHTWYANFAGHTASLLHGVPHIVSAHSLEPLRPWKAEQLGGGYRLSSWVERSAYESASAVIAVSAGMRADILRSYPAIDPARVHVVHNGIDSQLWQPGEDLDVVRRHGVDPERPSVVFVGRITRQKGLPHLLRAAKDLPADVQLVLCAGAPDTSELLAEVEGLIADLRRERDGVVWIPEMLPRHEVIALLTSATVFACPSVYEPLGIVNLEAMACGLPVVATATGGIPEVVVDGGTGWLVPIEQVQDGTGTPVDTAVFERDLAAALTEALADPQRAAARGAAGRQRAVEQFSWASIGDRTMQVYASVLDHS
- a CDS encoding sulfite exporter TauE/SafE family protein; translated protein: MSWLEIGAVVLAAVWAGGINTLVGSGTLVTFPTLLVLGVPPLTANISNSVGLVAGGISGTIGYLPEMKGMGRKVAQLIPMSVLGAIIGALLLLVLPPEAFATVVPVLIAIGILLVVLGPRLSAWARRHHHEGGRVPVWQVAALMAGVLLAGVYGGYFGAAQGVILIGLLSALSTERLQALNGLKNVLGTIVNAVASLVFIIVEPDLVDWRIAGLVAVGAIIGGVLGARYGRRLAPNVLRAVIVVVGLVGLVKFVFFP
- the glgC gene encoding glucose-1-phosphate adenylyltransferase, with product MPGGKHPKVLAIVLAGGEGKRLMPLTADRAKPAVPFGGIYRLVDFALSNVVNSGYAKIIVLTQYKSHSLDRHVSQAWRLASPLGHYVAPVPAQQRRGKSWYTGSADAIYQSFNAIVDERPELVVVVGADHVYRMDFSDMVTQHRESGADCTVAAIRQPIEQAGQFGVMEVGEDGRRITAFREKPSDAQGLPDAPHEVFASMGNYVFSTEALMDAIRADAETESTHDMGGDIVPAFVERGSAYAYDFADNTVPGSTDRDRGYWRDVGTMDSYFDAHMDLTSVLPVFNLYNYDWPINTHQGAFPPAKFVHADGERAGGATNSIVSPGVVVSGGHVDNSVLSPGVFVHSYSSISDSVLLDGVDIGRHARLERVIVDKGVRVPDGMHLGVDAEADRARGLHVTASGITVVGKGHVFDET
- the serB gene encoding phosphoserine phosphatase SerB, which codes for MTPLPGEGPIAVVLDVDSTLIQDEVIELIADHAGTREEVTAVTEAAMRGELDFTGSLHARVATLEGLSATVLDQVRAAVRLTPGARTLVTTLTEAGHVVGIVSGGFMEVVAPLAEQLGIETLRANTLEVVDGHLTGAVLGDVVDPTTKADFLTRLAAGAGIDMDRTVAVGDGANDLQMMAAAHLGIAFCAKPTVREHADVAVDERDLRRILELLGIDPLPQADDEGGHPLA
- a CDS encoding ABC transporter ATP-binding protein; the protein is MSDVLALAGATVVRGATTLLADVDWEVEEGQRWVILGPNGAGKTTLLQLAAARMHPTSGVVGILGEVLGTVDVFDLRPRIGLSSAALAERIPKGERVQDVVVTASWGVVGRWRESYEDLDHGRARELLDVLGVAHLAERPFGTLSEGERKRVQIARALMTDPELMLLDEPTAGLDLGGREDLVARLGEIAADLEAPAVVMVTHHVEEIPPNFTDVLMLREGRVVAQGPIELTLTEANLSETFGLDLVLEQHGQRWSSRARG
- the fabI gene encoding enoyl-ACP reductase FabI; this translates as MLTGKTFLITGVLMESSIAFHVAKLAQEQGAQVILTSFGRTMKITRSIAKRLPQEAPVIELDVTSDEDLAALADRVGEHAETLDGVLHSIGFAPEGAFNFLEADWEDVATAVHVSAFSLKALAVAALPRMAEGGSVVGLTFDASYAWPVYDWMGVAKAAFESTNRYLARDLGPKGVRCNLVAAGPIKTTAAKSIPGFEQFEENWDDRAPLGWDVGDPVPTAKACTMLLSDWFPATTGEILHVDGGVHAMGL